The nucleotide sequence CGAGAAGCAGCGTGAGGAAGAAGAACGCATCATCCGCTATGTGAATGCGCATCCGGAGGTGACGACGCTCGACGAGATTGCTGCAGGGACAGGGGCTGAGCCAAAGGAGATCCTGCGCATGATCCACGACTCCCGCCTGCTGCAGGCGGATCGGGAGATCCGCTATCCGTGCGAGAGCTGCGGTACGCTGATCACGCGCGGACGCTACTGCGCGGGCTGCATGCGCGACTTCAAGGCGGGGGCGGATCGCATTGGCTGAGGGCGGATGACCTCTTCTTTTCGACGGCGCAATTCCGTGCCCGTCGCCAAAAAATAGGACGCTTGAGAGCCGCTCTTTCGCAGAAACTTCTCATGGAGCGGCGCTTAAGCTGAAAGAATTTTTTTCCGATACTACTCATGAAAGACGGGTATGTGAGTGAGGATGCTCCGTTTCCGTCTATAACAAGAAAGGTGGTGAGGTGCGATGTCCATCCAGGTGCAGGGACGTGTGCAGGCTCTTTATGGCGTCTATGCGGCGAATGAAGCTCTTTCTGCCGTGCAGACGCAGGAAAGATACCGGCCGGAAGCGCCGCGCAAGGACGCCGTTGTGCTTTCTGAGGAAGGCAGGACGTTCGGTGAGATTCTCAACCGCTTGAAGGCGGATAACGATAAGGTTCGAGAGGACAAGGTTGGCCTTTATGAAGAGCGCATCGCCGCGGGCGATTACTATGTTGCAGGCCGCGACATAGCTGCGAAGATGCTTGATCAGCGCATTTGAAAAACCTTGTTTTGACGTGCCGTCGCGAGGAGGATGCTTATGTGGCGTGAAATGAAGGAAGTCATGAGAGCACTTTCTTCGTGCTACGCGGAGCTTGTGAGGGTCAGCGAGGCGAAGCACAAGGCGCTGGCCGCGATGGATCTCAAGGCGATCGAGCGCGCCGTGAAGGAAGAGGAACGGTTCGCGGCGGAGATCGAGCGGCTTGAGACGCGCCGTAAGGCGGCTCTTCGCGTCATGGCGGAAAAGGAAGCGGGCATAAGGCCGACGATGAAGATGCGCGAACTTCTGGCGCAGTGTCCCGATCGGCGGATTGCCGGAGAGCTTGCGGCGCTGCACGAGGAACTTGACCGTCGCATGAAGGAAGTTGAGCGCTTCGGCGAGCGGAATACGCTGCTTGCTGAAGGCGCACTCGCCGCAGTGACGGCGAACCTCAACCGCATCGGCGGCACGGCGGCGGGCGCGTCCTACGGGGCGGGCGGCAAGGAAAGCGTGACGCGCGAACGGCGTTTCGACTTCAAGGCGTGAAGCTATGGGAGAAATCATCAAGCTGCTCAGGCAGCAGATCGACTTGTGCCAGAGGCTGCTCCTCGCGACAGAACGTCAGCGCCAGGCTCTTTGCAGCGGTTCGGGCGATTCGCTGAGCAAGGAGACGAAGGCTATCGAAGTCCTGCTCATTGAGCTGCGGCGCATAGAGAAGCGCCAGGCACTTCTCCTCAAAGGAACGGCAACGCGTGATTTGACCGAACTCCTCTCGCGCACGACTCCGTCGGAAGAGCGCACTGTCGCGAAGCGACTGCTGAAAGAGGCGGACACCGTCATGCGCGAGATGCAGGAAGCCGTCGCCATGAACGGTGCCCTGCTCGATCGCCACATGCAGTTCATCCTCTTCAACATCAATGTGATGGCGGGGACGCCTGCGGAGGCGACGTACACGGCGAAGGACGTACAGAAGGGGAAGAAGCAGGCGGGCGCGGACACGAAGGTGTTCGATGCGAGCGTCTGACGGGATAGATAGAGAAAGCGCGGATTCGCAGGAGCGAGGCGGCGCTTCCGAAGGAAAAGGGTGAAAGAATGCGATCGACATTTTCCGGACTGAACACGATGGTTCGCGGCATTTACAACAATCAGCTGTCCCTTGATACGGTGGGACACAATATCACGAACGCGAACACAGAGGGCTATTCGCGCCAGCGCGTGAATCCTGCAGCTACGCGCCCGCTGGAGCAGGGCGGCATGTTTGGCGGACTTTTCGTCGGCACCGGCGTCGATTCGGAGTCGCTGACGAGGGCCCGCGATTTTTTCGCGGACAAGCAGTATTGGCAGGAAGAGGCAACAGAGTCCTACGCGAAATACCGCCAGAAGAACTACGACAAGATTGAGGCGGTATTCAACGACTCGAAGACCAAGGGGCTGCAGAACGCGATGCACAAGTTCTACAGCGCATGGAACGACCTCAGCGTCTACGCGAGCGACCCTGCGAAGCGCGTTTCCGTCGTCGAGTCGGGCAAGCAGTTCGCCGACCGTCTCGAAGAGTCGGCGCAGAACGTGCAGAAGCAGCTCGACCTCGTCTATCGCGAGATGGACACGCAGGTCAAGGACGTCAATGAGATCACGCAGAAGATCGTCGAGCTTAATAAGAATATCTCGCTCGCCGAGGCGAACGGCGCGATGGCGAACGACCTCAGGGACAAGCGCGACCTCCTTGTCGACAAATTGTCGGGCTACATGAGCCTGCACGTTTACGAGATGGACAATGGCATGTACCAGATCGTTTCGGGCGGCGCGTCCATCGTCAACGGCATCTCGCGCCTTGAACTCAAGATGGACGGCCCAGTTGAGAACAAGCGCTACGGAGTCAACGACTACTCGCTGATCTTCAAGGATACGAATACCCTCTTTGTGCCGGGCAACGGCACCTTGCAGGCCGCTGTCGACTCCATCAAGGAGGATAAGGCGTACATGGACAAGCTCGCGAACATCGCGGCGACGTTCATGACGCAGTTCAACGACCAGCATCGCGCGGGTGCGGGCATCGACAAGGACAAGACGTCGAATCTCAACTTCTTCGGCAGAAACGACAAGTACTATGTCTGGGACAAGGAACGCCAGTCGCTCCTTGCGGCGAAAGTGACGGGCACGGGGTCGACAACGGCGGGTTCGCCGCCCGTGACGACGCATACGACGACGCTTTCGACGACGCCTGGCGATACGGAAGAACTGCAGGGACTTGAGATCATCAAGGCGATGAAGGTCAGCGCCGAACTCGTCACGCAGAATGGCGAGCTCAAGGTTGCGGCGCGCGGCTTCGGCGACAACAGCGACGCGAAGAACTCCTACGTGCAGAACTTCAGCTACAGCAATTCGACTGTCCCGCCGAACATCACGGGCACGGGCACCGTCGTCCATACGACGAGCGACATGAACGGCACGGCGGACGGCAGCAACGCCGTCCTTCTGACGAACATCTTCAACATGGAGCAGAAGGACACGGGGCTGACCATCTACAAGAACCCGACGGCGGGCAGCCCGACGGAAACGCGTCCGACGGGCACGGTTTCACTCAACAACTATTACAACTCGGTGACGAGTGCGCTCGGCATCGACTCGAACGCCATGGACACGAAGGTCAAGTTCCAACAGGATGTCATGACGCAGATCGAGGCTTGGCGCACGTCGGTCTCAGGCGTCAACTGGAACGAGGAACTTTCCAACATGATCAAGTTCCAGCAGGGCTACAGCGCGTGCGCACGCTGCATGACGACGATGGACGAAATGCTCGACCGTCTCGTGAACAACACGGGACTGGTGGGAAGGTAAGGTGAAGTAGATGAGAATCGGCAGCTTGCAGATGGTTTCGCGCTATCAGAAACAGCTCAATACCGCTGCAGAGGAGCAGGCGAAGCTCATGGAGCAGTCGGATGGACAGTCGCTGCACCGCCCGTCGGACGATCCTGTGCGCTACTCGAACTGGCTTCGCTACAGCACGGAGCAAAACGAGAACGAGCAGTATAAGAAGAATGTCGATGCCGGCAAATCGTGGATGCAGCGCACGGACGGCGCCGTATCGGGCATGGCGGACATCTTCAAGACGTTGAAGGAAAAGACGATCCAAGCGGCGCAGTCGCCGCACCAGAATACGGATATGGCGGCGATCGCCAAGGAGATGACGGCGAAGCTGCATGAGATCGTTTCCCTCGGCAATTCGCAGCAGGGCGACCGCTACATCTTCTCAGGGCAGTCCGACCTCACGCAGCCGTTCCTCCTCACGGAGAAGAAGGTCGCGCGCGGCGTGCCCAAGACGCTTGACGATCAGCAGTCGAAGTTCTTCAACAATACGAACGTGTCGGGCCGCATGAAGCAGATGATCACGCTCCAGGGCGACGACAAGAACGAATACTATCTCGATACGAAGACGGGAGACATCTATTCCTACGACTTCATGAAGGACGGCTACAAGAAGAAGGTCGCGGCAGGGCAGACGGAAGTCAATCCGGCGGCTGACCGCGCGGGCACTCTCGGCGGCGCATTCAACGTGTCGGATAACTTCCTCAACACGGGGCAGATCAAGGACGCCTCGACGACGCCGCCGGCCGCTGCCGGCAAGGGTGCGAATTGGTCGCAGAGCATCACGGTGAACGGTCAGACGGTCAACTTGAAGCTCAAGACCATCGACCAGCAGATCGTCAAGTACCAAGGCGATTTCAAGCAGATCTCGATGGTCAAAAAGAACGGCGCTGTCGAGCCGACCGCCGACACCGTCAACGCTACGGCGGGCGACATCTTCGGCACGGACATCTTCGACGATGAAAATTCGGGCAACACCCAGTCGGGCACGGCGGCGATCAACGACATGCTGACCGTGGCGGCGAAGGTCGACTCCTCCGACGTCAACTGGCTGATTTCCGACGGCGTGACGCTCGCCGACGAGTCGCACAACAACGTCGTCATCGCGCAGGATCATATCGCGGCGCGACACAATGTCTACAAGGGCATGGCGGACATCCTCGACGACTACGCCGTTTCCATCAAGCAGGACATCTCCGACACGAACAGCACGGACGTCGCAAAACTCGCCGTCCAGCTCATGCAGGCATCGGCGATCTACAACATGTCGCTCTCCGTCGGCTCGCGCATCCTGCCGCCGACCTTGACCGACTACTTGAGGTAAGAGAAAGCCGGAAGAAAGGAGGAGCGCGATGCTTTCCAATATGACGTATCTCAACGTGCGCCATACGCTGCCCGTGCTCGGCTGGCAGGCACGCTCCTTCAAGCTTCAGACGAGTATGACGCCTGCCAAGATGCAAGGAAGGCGGCGCGAAGCGAGCGCGAATCTCGGCACGACGCAGGTGCGCATCGACATCGACAGCTACGAGAGCCGCAAGGCGTACGGCTTCAGGAAGGACGCCGACCTCTGCGCGGACTTCAAGAACGCAGGCATTTCGGGCGTGAAAAGCGGCACGAGCCGCCGCTCATCGGAGGCTTGGCAGGCGATCGACGGTGCGGCGAAGCCAAATGCCGACTTTTTCCAGAAGCAGGCGAAGGGCAAGATCGAAGCCGAGATCAAGGAGCAGAAGGAGATCGAGCTGAGACCCATTCCACGCCCGAAGATCACCGTCTATCCGGCCGAGGTCAAAGGCTCGCCCGATGTCGGCGAGCACTCGATCGACATACGCTCCGATCCGTTCGCCACATACGACTATGAGCCGGGCAGTATCGACTATCATATGAAAGTGGAAGGTTCCATTCACATGTGGACATCCATCGGCCATTATGATGTATACGCATAGGGGAGAAGAACATGAGAAAGATCACGACGACGCGCTTTGGAGAAATAGAGGAAGACGAGAGCAAGATCGTTCATTTTGCTGCAGGTCTTCCTGCCTTCGAAGACGAGCACGAGTTCATCATCATACCATACGACGAGGAAAGCCCCTACGTCTTCCTGCAGTCGGCGGTGACGCCTGACCTCGCCTTCCTGATGGCGATTCCGTTCATCTTCTTCCCCGATTACGAGTTCCGTTTGGAAGACGATGTGCTCGAAAGCCTTGCTCTTGAGCGGCAGGAAGATCTTCTGCTTTATACGCTCTTGACGATTCCGGGAAAAGATATCCGCGAGATGACGGCAAACCTTCTTGCGCCGATCGTCATCAACAGCCGCACGAATGAGGGATGCCAGATCGTCCTCGACAAGAGCGGCTATTGCACGAAGCACAAGTTGTTTTCCAAGAAGGCGGAGGACAAGGAAGCAAGCGAGCGGGAGGCGAACTGAATGTTGGTATTGACGCGCAAGCCGCGCCAACAGATCATGATTGGCGACGACGTCGTCGTTCATGTCGTGGAAGTGCAGGGGGACAACGTCCGCATCGCCATCGAAGCGCCGCGCGAGGTCAAGATCTACCGCGGCGAGATATATCGCGCCATACAGGACGAGAATAAGCGGGCGGCAGCGCCTGCTGACATCGACCTCAGCGGTGCGTTGCCCGGGACGGAGTGAAGCGCCTCATCCGGGGCAAGACTTTAGCAAGTCGTTCCTTGCAGGAGCAGGAAGCTCCTGTATTGCCCCGCGCAGGAAGCGCTCGGCAAACAAGGGATTGCATATATTTTATCTATGGAGGGAGAAACTATGATAAGCAAGATTCAGGACGCGCTCGGCGCGGCGGCCGTCATGCAGATGACCGATCTTGCCGTGGGGGGGAGTCCGGCGCCCGCTCCTGCAGCACCCGCAAACAGCGGACAGCAGGCAGCGGCGACGGGCGTGGACAATCCCGCGGCGAGCGGCCTTGCCGGCGAGGCTTCGCCCGCCGCCGTCGTCGACGAGCATCTGAGCACGCAGCTGCAGGCGCGGGAGATCAGCGAAGCGGCGAAGGCGAAGAGCGAGGCGGCAGAGCAAGAGCGCAGGGAAAAGGCCGGCAAGGACAAGCCGGTCGACGAGTCGCAGATGACGTACCTCATGAAGGAGATCAACCGCATCATGAGCCGCATGAACTGCAACATCGCCTTCGAGTACCACAAGGAAGTCGACGTCATGAGCGTGCGCATGCTCGAAAAGAAGACGGGCAAGCTCATTAAGGAGATGCCGCCCGAGTACATGATCAAGGGCATGGAAAAGACGCGCGAATGGCTGGGCACGTTCCTGGATCAGCCGGCCTAAGGAGGAAGAATTATGGGTGTAAACGGAATTTACGGCCTTTCCGGCTCGGGTCTTGACGTAGAATCCCTCGTCAAGATGGGCATGAAGGGCAAGCAAAACCAATACGACAAGATGTACAAGCGCGAGATGACGAACGAGTACACGAAGACCGCGCTCAACGAGCTTTACAACAAGGTCAACACGTACAACCTCTCCGAGCTTACGAACTACAAGAAGCAGTCCGACATGGCGGCGAAGAGCGCGTCAAGTTCGGACGACAAGACGGTCACGGTCAATGCGAATGGTGCGGCGGCGGTCATGAGCCATACGGTCACGGTTGAAAAACTCGCGTCGAACTCCTATTTCGTGTCGAACGCGCCGATCACGCGTTCCTCGGATAATCCGAGTAAAGCAATGTCGACCGAGCTTGCCGACATCGCTTTCAAGCGCATCGATAAGCTGACGACGCCCGGCCCCGGCGGTGTGCAGCAGTATCACGTCTACTATGCGGACGGCACGGATGCCGTCGTCAATGAAGGCGACACGGCGATCGATATGGATCTCGCGGACAAGGATCCGGCATCTGCCGACGATATCTACCACGTCAAGTATACGTTCAAGGATCTCGTGGAAAACAAGAAGACGCTGAACGATCTCGCGAGCAGCATACAGAACGCCAAGCGCCCGCCGAAAGGGCCGAAGGATGTCGCGCACAAGGCGAACTTCAATGCGAGCTACGATGCGGCGACGGGTTCTTTCAGCATCTACAACAAGAACGGCGGCGCTAGCAATGTCATCAGCGTCAAGACGCTCGACAAAGGCTCGACGCAGCTCGTGAACAACCTGCACTTCGCGAAATTCGACCAGTCGACGAACACCTTGACGAACTTGCCCTCTTTCGTGCAGGGCACAGAGCAGAAGTTCGGCGGCACAGCTGGCAAGGTCAAGGTCGACGGCAGAGAGTACATTGTCGATGAGAACCGCCTCGTCGCGGGAGGCGTCACCTACAACTTCCTCAACAAGACGCAGACGGGACAGACTGTCACGGTCTCCGTCTCGCAGAACGTCGACGCCGTCGTCGACAGGGTCAAGAAGTTCGTTGAGAGCTACAACAAGCTCCTGGACGAGCTGCAGAAAGAATACAACACGCAGCACGACAAGGACTACGACCCGCTGACGAAAGAGCAGGAAAAAGGCATGTCGGAAGAGCAGGTCAAGCGCTGGAACGAAAAGGCGAAGGGCGGACTCCTCTACCACAACACCTACCTCGGCAGGCTCATCAGCAAGATGAGAGAAGCCGTCGCGACGCCCGTCGCGGCTGCCGAGTCGAAGTACAACTCCGCATCGTCGCTCGGCATCACGACGAAGGTTGGCAACAACCACGGTCATCTGTCGCTGGACGAGGACAAGCTCAAGAAGGCGCTGGCGGAAGATCCCGACTCCGTCTACCGCGTCTTTGGTTCGCTGGACGAGAAGGACGACTTCAAGAACTCGGGCGTTTCGATGCGCCTGTCGAAAGTCGCCCTGGACAGCCTCAAGGAGATCAGCAAGGAAGCGGGCACGAAGTCCGATTGGGACGATGCGTCAACGCTCGGCAACTTGATCCGCTCGCAGAAGAAAAAGATGAAGGACTTCAAGAATCTCTTGGACGACTTCCAGTCACAGCTCTATAAGAAATACGACGCGATGGAATCGGCGCTGCAGCGCATGAACAGCACCTACAGCTCGATTTTCGGCGCGAAGTGATAGGGGAAGGCAGGGGGAAAACGAATGGTAAATGCAGCAGCGGAAGCATATAAGAGACAGCAGATCATGACGGCGACGCCCGAAGCCCTGACGCTCATGCTCTACAACGGCGCCCTGCGCTTCATGTCGGAGGGCAAGGAGGCTCTGGAGAAGAAGGACTACGAGTCGGCGAACAACTCGATCATCAAGGCGGAGAAGATCATCACGGAATTTCGCGTGACGCTCGACTTCAACTATGAGATCTCGCATCAGCTGCTGCCGCTGTACAACTACGTCTACGACTGCCTCGTGCAGGGAAATCTGGCGAGCGACACGGCGAAGATCGACGAGGCGGCGGGCATCATACGCGAACTGCGCGACGCCTGGGCGCAGGCGATGAAGAAGGCGCGTGCCGAAAAATCGGGCGAGAGCTTGGAAAGCGCGGCGCCGCCCATGCCTGAAATCTCGACGACGCCGCCTCCCGAGGGCGCATGATGGAGATGCACACGCCCGAGGAACTTTGGCGGCTGTACTTGGAGCTTTCGCGCGAGATGCTGAAGTTCCTCAAGGAGGACGACATCGACCGCTTCTTAGACCTTGAAGAGCAGAGAGCCAAGATCTTCGAGAAGATGGAAGCGTGCAGCATCGAAGCCTTCAAGGTGACACAGGAAGGGCGAGCTCTCGTCGAAGAACTCAAGCCCGTCGAGATGCAGATCATCTATAACACGAAGGTCTGGCTGAACAAGTCGCGCACGCAGCATGAGACTGTACGCGACTACGAGGTCAGGGGTTTTGACCCCAGCGGTCATCTCGTGAACCGAGAAATGTAAGGAAACGGCGTCGATTTGACGGAGTGCGTTTTATCGAGCGCTGCAAGAAAAAAATCGTCGGCGGGAAAAAAGTTTCAAAAAACACTTAAGGAAATGACGCGTCCCACCGATAAACTAATTGAGCAAAGGCAAGAGATACTTGCCGCTCAAAAAGTGTCAGCAACCAGGCGGGTCTCCGATCGACCCGCTGCATGAAGCTAGCTAGCGGCGGCATGCAGCAATGACGGAAAACGCCTGCTTTGCTTATTTGCGCCGCAAGGCGCAGGGACGGCAAGCCGTCTCAAGCACCGGACAAGGATGCCCGGCAGGAGAAGAACTAGGAACAACCAGGGAGGAAAAGACAAATGGCATTGGTAGTTAAGAACAACATGATGGCGGTCAACACGCTGAACACGTTGAACAAGAATCAGAGCGCGCTCTCGACGAGCCTCAAGCAGGTTTCGTCCGGCATGAAGATCAACGGCGCTGTCGATGACGCTTCGGGCTATGCGATTTCCGAGCGCATGCGCGTCCAGATCCGTTCGCTCGATCAGGACAACCAGAACACGCAGAACGGCAACAGCATGATGAAGGTTGCTGAGGGCGCTGTTTCCAGCACGGTTGACATCCTCAAGACCCTCAAGGAGAAGGTCATCAACGCTGCGAACGACACGAACACGGATGACGACCGTCTGACGATCCAGAAGGAGCTCAACCAGAGCATCGACCAGATCAACGACAACGCGAACATCACGTTCAACGGCAAGTACCTCGTCGACGGCACGCACAACCAGAAGGTCACGGCTACGACGACGACGTTCACGAACCAGTCGATGAGCACGGCGACGGTAGCTACTTCGGCTATGACGGGTCTGCTCGATCGCACGGGTCGCAACCTCAACATCCATTCGCAGGATACGATCACGGTTTCGTACGTCAACCAGGGCAAGACGGAGACGACGAGCTTCAAGGTTTCGACGCAGACTTTCTCGGAGGTCATCAAGCGCCTCTCGGGCACGGGCATTGTCGGCGGCATGGCAACTGATGTCGGTGCTACATCCGTCATCGGCACGAACGTCGCTGGTGACACGGTCTACACGGCTTCCGGTGAGAGCGCGATCTCGCTCTACGCTGCAGGCACGGGCGTTGGCAAGTCGGTCGGCGGCATCACGTTCAGCATCACGGATACGCAGGGCAACATCAACAAGTCCGCGAATGCTGTCCTCGACGCTTTCTCCGAGACGGTTCGTGCGCAGGACAACTCGCAGGACAACTCGATGAACTTCCAGATCGGCACGCGCGCCAACCAGGCGATCCGCGTCGGCATGACCGATATGCGCGCCCAGGCTCTCGGCCTCCAGGGTTCGGACGGCTCCACGCTGAACATCAGCACGCGCGACAAGGCGAACGCTGCCATCAACGTTCTTGACAACGCGATCAGCAAGGCACTCGACCAGCAGACGACGATCGGCGCTGTTCAGAGCCGCTTGAACTACACGAGCCAGAACTTGACGACGGCAAGCGAGAACGTCCAGGCTTCCGAGTCCACCATCCGCGATGCCGACATGGCAAAGGCGATGACGAACTACACGAAGAACAACGTTCTCATGCAGGCTGCTCAGGCTATGCTCGC is from Selenomonas sputigena ATCC 35185 and encodes:
- a CDS encoding flagellar protein is translated as MNGNLKNCPSCGKLFIAQPKQRLCMDCFEKQREEEERIIRYVNAHPEVTTLDEIAAGTGAEPKEILRMIHDSRLLQADREIRYPCESCGTLITRGRYCAGCMRDFKAGADRIG
- a CDS encoding flagellar biosynthesis anti-sigma factor FlgM; this translates as MSIQVQGRVQALYGVYAANEALSAVQTQERYRPEAPRKDAVVLSEEGRTFGEILNRLKADNDKVREDKVGLYEERIAAGDYYVAGRDIAAKMLDQRI
- the flgN gene encoding flagellar export chaperone FlgN translates to MWREMKEVMRALSSCYAELVRVSEAKHKALAAMDLKAIERAVKEEERFAAEIERLETRRKAALRVMAEKEAGIRPTMKMRELLAQCPDRRIAGELAALHEELDRRMKEVERFGERNTLLAEGALAAVTANLNRIGGTAAGASYGAGGKESVTRERRFDFKA
- a CDS encoding flagellar protein FlgN; amino-acid sequence: MGEIIKLLRQQIDLCQRLLLATERQRQALCSGSGDSLSKETKAIEVLLIELRRIEKRQALLLKGTATRDLTELLSRTTPSEERTVAKRLLKEADTVMREMQEAVAMNGALLDRHMQFILFNINVMAGTPAEATYTAKDVQKGKKQAGADTKVFDASV
- the flgK gene encoding flagellar hook-associated protein FlgK, with translation MRSTFSGLNTMVRGIYNNQLSLDTVGHNITNANTEGYSRQRVNPAATRPLEQGGMFGGLFVGTGVDSESLTRARDFFADKQYWQEEATESYAKYRQKNYDKIEAVFNDSKTKGLQNAMHKFYSAWNDLSVYASDPAKRVSVVESGKQFADRLEESAQNVQKQLDLVYREMDTQVKDVNEITQKIVELNKNISLAEANGAMANDLRDKRDLLVDKLSGYMSLHVYEMDNGMYQIVSGGASIVNGISRLELKMDGPVENKRYGVNDYSLIFKDTNTLFVPGNGTLQAAVDSIKEDKAYMDKLANIAATFMTQFNDQHRAGAGIDKDKTSNLNFFGRNDKYYVWDKERQSLLAAKVTGTGSTTAGSPPVTTHTTTLSTTPGDTEELQGLEIIKAMKVSAELVTQNGELKVAARGFGDNSDAKNSYVQNFSYSNSTVPPNITGTGTVVHTTSDMNGTADGSNAVLLTNIFNMEQKDTGLTIYKNPTAGSPTETRPTGTVSLNNYYNSVTSALGIDSNAMDTKVKFQQDVMTQIEAWRTSVSGVNWNEELSNMIKFQQGYSACARCMTTMDEMLDRLVNNTGLVGR
- the flgL gene encoding flagellar hook-associated protein FlgL; translated protein: MRIGSLQMVSRYQKQLNTAAEEQAKLMEQSDGQSLHRPSDDPVRYSNWLRYSTEQNENEQYKKNVDAGKSWMQRTDGAVSGMADIFKTLKEKTIQAAQSPHQNTDMAAIAKEMTAKLHEIVSLGNSQQGDRYIFSGQSDLTQPFLLTEKKVARGVPKTLDDQQSKFFNNTNVSGRMKQMITLQGDDKNEYYLDTKTGDIYSYDFMKDGYKKKVAAGQTEVNPAADRAGTLGGAFNVSDNFLNTGQIKDASTTPPAAAGKGANWSQSITVNGQTVNLKLKTIDQQIVKYQGDFKQISMVKKNGAVEPTADTVNATAGDIFGTDIFDDENSGNTQSGTAAINDMLTVAAKVDSSDVNWLISDGVTLADESHNNVVIAQDHIAARHNVYKGMADILDDYAVSIKQDISDTNSTDVAKLAVQLMQASAIYNMSLSVGSRILPPTLTDYLR
- a CDS encoding DUF6470 family protein — protein: MLSNMTYLNVRHTLPVLGWQARSFKLQTSMTPAKMQGRRREASANLGTTQVRIDIDSYESRKAYGFRKDADLCADFKNAGISGVKSGTSRRSSEAWQAIDGAAKPNADFFQKQAKGKIEAEIKEQKEIELRPIPRPKITVYPAEVKGSPDVGEHSIDIRSDPFATYDYEPGSIDYHMKVEGSIHMWTSIGHYDVYA
- the fliW gene encoding flagellar assembly protein FliW, coding for MRKITTTRFGEIEEDESKIVHFAAGLPAFEDEHEFIIIPYDEESPYVFLQSAVTPDLAFLMAIPFIFFPDYEFRLEDDVLESLALERQEDLLLYTLLTIPGKDIREMTANLLAPIVINSRTNEGCQIVLDKSGYCTKHKLFSKKAEDKEASEREAN
- the csrA gene encoding carbon storage regulator CsrA, which encodes MLVLTRKPRQQIMIGDDVVVHVVEVQGDNVRIAIEAPREVKIYRGEIYRAIQDENKRAAAPADIDLSGALPGTE
- a CDS encoding flagellar protein FlaG, with the protein product MISKIQDALGAAAVMQMTDLAVGGSPAPAPAAPANSGQQAAATGVDNPAASGLAGEASPAAVVDEHLSTQLQAREISEAAKAKSEAAEQERREKAGKDKPVDESQMTYLMKEINRIMSRMNCNIAFEYHKEVDVMSVRMLEKKTGKLIKEMPPEYMIKGMEKTREWLGTFLDQPA
- the fliD gene encoding flagellar filament capping protein FliD; the protein is MGVNGIYGLSGSGLDVESLVKMGMKGKQNQYDKMYKREMTNEYTKTALNELYNKVNTYNLSELTNYKKQSDMAAKSASSSDDKTVTVNANGAAAVMSHTVTVEKLASNSYFVSNAPITRSSDNPSKAMSTELADIAFKRIDKLTTPGPGGVQQYHVYYADGTDAVVNEGDTAIDMDLADKDPASADDIYHVKYTFKDLVENKKTLNDLASSIQNAKRPPKGPKDVAHKANFNASYDAATGSFSIYNKNGGASNVISVKTLDKGSTQLVNNLHFAKFDQSTNTLTNLPSFVQGTEQKFGGTAGKVKVDGREYIVDENRLVAGGVTYNFLNKTQTGQTVTVSVSQNVDAVVDRVKKFVESYNKLLDELQKEYNTQHDKDYDPLTKEQEKGMSEEQVKRWNEKAKGGLLYHNTYLGRLISKMREAVATPVAAAESKYNSASSLGITTKVGNNHGHLSLDEDKLKKALAEDPDSVYRVFGSLDEKDDFKNSGVSMRLSKVALDSLKEISKEAGTKSDWDDASTLGNLIRSQKKKMKDFKNLLDDFQSQLYKKYDAMESALQRMNSTYSSIFGAK
- the fliS gene encoding flagellar export chaperone FliS yields the protein MVNAAAEAYKRQQIMTATPEALTLMLYNGALRFMSEGKEALEKKDYESANNSIIKAEKIITEFRVTLDFNYEISHQLLPLYNYVYDCLVQGNLASDTAKIDEAAGIIRELRDAWAQAMKKARAEKSGESLESAAPPMPEISTTPPPEGA
- a CDS encoding flagellin N-terminal helical domain-containing protein: MALVVKNNMMAVNTLNTLNKNQSALSTSLKQVSSGMKINGAVDDASGYAISERMRVQIRSLDQDNQNTQNGNSMMKVAEGAVSSTVDILKTLKEKVINAANDTNTDDDRLTIQKELNQSIDQINDNANITFNGKYLVDGTHNQKVTATTTTFTNQSMSTATVATSAMTGLLDRTGRNLNIHSQDTITVSYVNQGKTETTSFKVSTQTFSEVIKRLSGTGIVGGMATDVGATSVIGTNVAGDTVYTASGESAISLYAAGTGVGKSVGGITFSITDTQGNINKSANAVLDAFSETVRAQDNSQDNSMNFQIGTRANQAIRVGMTDMRAQALGLQGSDGSTLNISTRDKANAAINVLDNAISKALDQQTTIGAVQSRLNYTSQNLTTASENVQASESTIRDADMAKAMTNYTKNNVLMQAAQAMLAQANQSSSGVLSLLQ